One window of the Epinephelus moara isolate mb chromosome 24, YSFRI_EMoa_1.0, whole genome shotgun sequence genome contains the following:
- the LOC126385711 gene encoding cytochrome c oxidase subunit 6C-1, translating to MSLPKPVMRGLLGKRLRFHLPIAFALSFVAAAAFKYGVTEPRKQAYADFYKQYDAAKEFNAMREAGIFESVRPSGE from the exons ATGTCTCTGCCAAAGCCTGTGATGAGGGGGCTGCTGGGAAAGCGTCTGAGGTTTCATTTGCCCATTGCCTTCGCTCTGTCCTTTGTGGCTGCAGCCGCATTCAAG TACGGAGTGACGGAGCCCAGGAAACAGGCCTACGCTGACTTCTACAAGCAGTACGATGCCGCCAAAGAGTTCAACGCCATGCGGGAAGCTGGCATCTTTGAGAGTGTGCGGCCCTCTGGGGAGTAA